From a region of the Limisphaera ngatamarikiensis genome:
- a CDS encoding glycoside hydrolase family 28 protein, with translation MTAPLFPVLLLLGVLSRVMLPAQTFNVRDFGARGDGMGVDTGPIQKAMDTAAAQGGGVVIIPAGRYLTGTLHLRDNLTVVLENGACLVGVTNLDLYAAPVPPAHMPEARWGKWHRGLIVGQGVTNVTLAGPGRIDGNRVFDPTGEERMRGPHTLVFVNCRRLTIRDLEIVDSANYAIFFLVSDEVDIQRVKIRGGWDGVHFRGSPERWCRDVRILDCQMYTGDDSIAGRYWDRTLIQNCVLNSSCNPVRIIGPVRRLIIQQCLVFGPGLEPHRTSQRFNTLAGINLQPGAWDATQGLTDDVLISDVTMHQVAAPVHISMKPGNSAGTIRIQRLNATGVYRAALSAESWAEAPITNLVLRDLTVEYTGGERAVLPLPSVKAPGVDVRPLPTWGLYARNVQKLELDNVRLRWERPDTRPAILLEMVGEAWFDQVSVRLAPGATPPLVTNQVGKVYLRHTDLTEPFRLLPEGSKP, from the coding sequence ATGACTGCGCCATTGTTTCCTGTTCTGCTTCTGCTGGGGGTTCTGTCGCGGGTGATGCTGCCGGCTCAAACTTTCAATGTGCGGGACTTTGGCGCGCGTGGTGATGGCATGGGTGTGGATACGGGACCGATTCAAAAGGCCATGGACACGGCAGCGGCTCAAGGAGGCGGGGTGGTGATCATTCCTGCCGGCCGTTATTTAACGGGCACCCTCCATTTGCGCGACAATCTGACGGTGGTTCTGGAAAACGGCGCATGTTTGGTGGGCGTTACCAACCTGGACCTTTATGCTGCCCCGGTACCGCCGGCGCACATGCCGGAAGCTCGATGGGGGAAATGGCATCGCGGGCTGATCGTTGGCCAGGGGGTCACCAATGTGACCCTCGCAGGGCCGGGGCGAATTGATGGCAACCGGGTCTTTGACCCGACCGGCGAGGAACGAATGCGGGGCCCGCACACCCTGGTGTTTGTGAATTGCCGGCGGCTCACCATCCGGGATTTGGAAATTGTGGACTCGGCAAATTACGCGATTTTCTTCCTGGTCAGCGACGAGGTGGATATTCAACGGGTGAAAATCCGCGGTGGTTGGGACGGAGTGCACTTCCGCGGTTCACCCGAGCGCTGGTGCCGGGATGTGCGGATTCTGGATTGTCAGATGTACACCGGGGACGATTCGATTGCGGGCCGGTATTGGGACCGCACGCTGATCCAAAACTGCGTTCTCAACAGTTCCTGCAATCCGGTGAGGATCATCGGGCCGGTGCGCCGGCTCATCATCCAGCAGTGTCTGGTTTTTGGGCCCGGTCTGGAGCCGCATCGCACCTCCCAACGTTTCAACACACTGGCCGGCATCAACCTGCAACCCGGCGCCTGGGACGCAACGCAGGGGTTGACGGACGATGTGTTGATTTCGGACGTGACCATGCATCAAGTGGCGGCCCCGGTGCACATTTCGATGAAACCGGGCAACAGTGCCGGGACCATCCGCATCCAGCGGCTCAACGCCACCGGTGTCTACCGGGCCGCCCTCTCGGCTGAGAGCTGGGCCGAAGCGCCCATCACGAACCTCGTGCTGCGGGATCTGACGGTCGAATACACGGGTGGGGAACGGGCCGTTTTGCCGCTGCCGTCGGTCAAAGCCCCCGGCGTGGATGTTCGTCCTCTGCCGACGTGGGGGCTGTATGCGCGCAATGTACAAAAGTTGGAACTGGACAATGTGCGACTGCGCTGGGAAAGGCCGGACACGCGTCCGGCCATTCTCCTGGAAATGGTAGGGGAGGCCTGGTTCGACCAGGTCTCGGTACGTTTGGCTCCCGGCGCCACCCCGCCCCTCGTCACCAACCAAGTGGGAAAGGTTTACCTGCGCCACACCGATCTCACGGAGCCTTTCCGGCTGTTGCCCGAGGGTTCCAAGCCATGA